In Elaeis guineensis isolate ETL-2024a chromosome 1, EG11, whole genome shotgun sequence, a genomic segment contains:
- the LOC105038664 gene encoding LOW QUALITY PROTEIN: cyclin-dependent kinase G-2 (The sequence of the model RefSeq protein was modified relative to this genomic sequence to represent the inferred CDS: inserted 1 base in 1 codon), translating into MAAGRQGGYKDREFRDRELDVEVSRRKDHYPVRYRDGDRDRSHGRDLRDRVRDRQRDVKKRDSLNGYLRSPLNAGNSSGGSGNEQKRSQLSGRLVDREPGELSSGSGSDDPDASDSQLRDNGSRSKENGVLPLPSRKRKFSPIVWDRDDSKQSTVASSRSRNDPPAHAALPPPPPLPNGYXPPDSIETVLQSVEQQSPADVKISIDSPHDQQMGNDQEPGQIEDEEEYPIARNISTSRWADGNSALDDDEAEASDEEVVPKRRKNTPLAGNIVDQKSHKKELSPELGEVDMREGSDGAASKPSTSGGDHGDDPHGVEVDRNDYMDVDGEEADEDATDHLPETDSETEDDMVKTPEPVQPPQRCINMLEGCRSVDEFERLNKIDEGTYGVVYRAKDKKTGEVVALKKVKMEKEREGFPLTSLREINILLSFHHPSIVDVKEVVVGSSLDSIFMVMEYMEHDLKGLMETMKQPFSQSEVKCLMLQLLEGVKYLHDNWVLHRDLKTSNLLLNNRGELKICDFGLSRQYGSPLKPYTHLVVTLWYRAPELLLGAKEYSTAIDMWSLGCIMAELLAKEPLFNGKTEFDQLDKIFRTLGTPNEKIWPGFAKLPGVKVNFVKQPYNRLREKFPPTSFSGRPTLSEAGFDLLNKLLTYDPEKRITAEAALKHPWFNEVPLPKSKDFMPTFPAQHAQDRRMRRIMKSPDPLEEQRRKELQQGSTGSIFG; encoded by the exons ATGGCTGCGGGTCGGCAGGGAGGCTACAAAGATCGCGAATTTAGGGACCGGGAATTGGATGTAGAGGTCTCCAGGAGGAAGGACCATTATCCGGTTCGGTACCGTGATGGGGACCGGGACAGGAGCCATGGGCGGGATCTTCGGGATAGGGTTAGGGATAGGCAACGGGACGTCAAAAAGAGGGATTCCTTGAACGGGTACCTACGTTCCCCTCTGAACGCAGGCAATTCAAGCGGTGGAAGTGGGAACGAGCAGAAGCGGAGCCAGCTCTCGGGGAGATTGGTTGATCGTGAGCCTGGGGAGCTATCGAGTGGAAGCGGATCGGATGACCCCGACGCTTCTGATTCGCAGCTTAGAGACAATGGAAGTCGGAGCAAGGAAAATGGGGTTTTGCCCTTGCCAAGCAGAAAGAGGAAGTTTTCACCAATCGTGTGGGACAGGGATGATAGCAAGCAATCTACTGTTGCGAGTTCAAGAAGCAGAAATGACCCACCAGCACATGCCGCTCTTCCTCCACCTCCTCCCCTGCCTAATGGAT GTCCACCTGATTCGATCGAGACAGTTCTGCAGTCCGTGGAGCAGCAGTCACCAGCAGATGTGAAGATCTCCATTGATTCACCTCATGATCAGCAAATGGGTAATGATCAGGAGCCTGGGCAGATCGAGGATGAGGAGGAGTACCCGATAGCAAGGAACATTTCTACTTCACGATGGGCAGATGGGAACAGTGCATTAGACGATGATGAAGCTGAAGCTTCTGACGAAGAAGTTGTGCCCAAGAGGAGGAAAAATACTCCTTTGGCTGGTAATATTGTCGACCAGAAATCACATAAGAAGGAGCTGAGCCCTGAGCTTGGAGAGGTCGATATGAGAGAAGGTTCTGATGGGGCAGCATCCAAGCCATCCACATCTGGGGGAGACCATGGGGATGACCCTCATGGAGTTGAGGTGGATAGGAATGATTATATGGATGTTGATGGGGAGGAGGCTGATGAGGACGCAACCGATCATTTGCCGGAGACAGATTCTGAGACAGAGGATGATATGGTTAAAACACCAGAACCTGTACAACCTCCCCAAAGATGTATAAACATGCTAGAAGGGTGTAGAAGTGTTGATGAGTTTGAGAGGCTGAACAAGATTGATGAAGGCACTTACGGAGTTGTGTACAGAGCAAAGGATAAGAAGACTGGTGAAGTAGTGGCATTGAAGAAGGTGaagatggagaaggagagagagggctTCCCGTTGACCTCTTTGAGGGAAATTAACATTTTGCTGTCCTTTCACCACCCTTCAATTGTGGATGTGAAGGAAGTTGTTGTGGGCAGCAGCCTTGATAGTATCTTCATGGTTATGGAATACATGGAGCATGATCTCAAAGGGCTGATGGAGACAATGAAGCAGCCATTTAGCCAGAGTGAAGTCAAGTGCTTAATGCTTCAGTTGTTGGAAGGTGTCAAGTACCTTCATGATAACTGGGTACTCCATAG GGATCTAAAAACGTCAAATCTTCTTCTGAATAATCGTGGTGAGTTGAAAATATGTGACTTTGGGTTGTCTCGCCAGTATGGGAGCCCATTGAAACCATATACTCACCTGGTGGTGACTTTGTGGTACAG GGCGCCAGAACTTCTTTTAGGAGCAAAGGAATATTCAACTGCTATTGACATGTGGTCATTGGGTTGCATAATGGCCGAACTTTTAGCCAAGGAACCATTATTCAATGGAAAAACTGAGTTTGATCAACTTGACAAG ATATTTAGAACACTTGGGACACCAAATGAGAAGATATGGCCTGGATTTGCTAAATTACCTGGAGTCAAAGTTAACTTTGTGAAGCAGCC GTATAATAGGCTGCGGGAGAAGTTCCCACCGACATCATTTTCTGGTCGTCCAACTCTATCTGAAGCTGGTTTTGACCTACTGAACAAACTGCTAACATATGACCCAGAAAAG CGGATAACTGCAGAAGCTGCCCTTAAGCATCCCTGGTTTAATGAAGTTCCTTTACCAAAGTCAAAGGATTTTATGCCAACATTTCCTGCTCAACATGCGCAAGACAG GCGTATGCGACGAATTATGAAGAGCCCGGATCCGCTAGAGGAGCAAAGGAGGAAGGAATTACAACAAGGTAGTACTGGCAGCATTTTTGGTTGA